A single window of Larimichthys crocea isolate SSNF chromosome XII, L_crocea_2.0, whole genome shotgun sequence DNA harbors:
- the znf609a gene encoding zinc finger protein 609a isoform X1: MSLSSGPAGGKGVDSNAVDTYDSGDEWDIGVGNLIIDLDADLEKDKLEMSSSKEGGGMAAPPSAVAVLPDNIKFVSPVAAAQGKESKSKSKRSKNSKDSVKAPVSDGAKKEVQGRTPGDPPPQNPNSAPGKGADKSSKPSRTLPAVKKDKDGVKTKKDKMEGVTTGVVNADKESVAPILPLGAPRSGPFEGQQNPELAAAEQLGNMGLDPAGIGQPVAMTMDQEEVDNGECRNLKKAVGVKMESPVSTPAPPPLHLLAPVGNSDISSPCEQIMVRTRSVAVNTADAALATEPECLGPCEPGTSVNLEGIVWQETEDGMLVVNVTWRNKTYVGTLLDCTRHDWAPPRFCESPTSDVEMRSGRGRGKRMRPSSNTPLNDNSNSSDNKGSGSSKTRGAATNSKGRRGSQTAGGAEDVKASPSSAKRKTKPASDMEPTSSSEDTKASKRMRTNSTGATLPLPGGKPDHLPPPQLDRTCPSPVLIDCPHPNCNKKYKHINGLKYHQARAHNDHDVRLDQDVDSEYGDDPALHPDPASCNGAAISPARSTTPKGRGFDAPSPSPGKLTSKGKKKAGEAEPEVTDGGEEGACLTDEASNDGMDDRKAKKMAAASGKPDKLTQKGLKPARPVAPAAPSATSPYALQASSPALGSVVQSVPKSPQLKNIQPKPPPLADPASSPTLSKDKKKKDKKKREGGKEGDSPKAMAKGGRAEEGRSPYSDDALLNGSSEAHQSRLASIKAEADKVYSFSDNAPSPSIGVASRIETGLPAPLHLNQNGADNASVKTSSPAYSDISDAGEDGEGRAEVKVKTEPDQAPREGAKKALFPPQPPSKESPYYPNYDSYYSPSYPNPSPGAVPAAAPLVEGAQVKVKKEEEQPEVGEESKLKVEPQEERKPEPGPQQPSVIQQRSNMYTQPLYYNQYYVPPYSYSPDQAYHAHLLASNPAYRQQYEERQRQVDKKAEGKEREPCGKEEWKQKALVPPTLSRAPSLTDLGAKGALNPTKPKEPPPASEQAKSVIMAKGEDPKVPAAQPEGLKMKLSEAGHHGKEEAKLGVESGRPAGVEAASTAVWYRQEPDSRLWPYVYHNKYSEAPKPQEEERWKDERERERDRKGKEERQRSKESLQKEEAKEGAEGRTQLPLEEHRGGGKESRPPHMQFSSPLAQHQGYMPYMHGPYAYSHGYEPSHPGYRGMPSVMMQNYPGPYLPPGYSYPSYGGKVSSGEEGEKPSRSSPTVKPPGEAKALDLLQQHASQYKSKSPSIQDNKNPHDRERDRDRERDRDRDRDRDREGDRPRSSPSQRILPSHHHMGYPLLSGQYDLSYASGLSSSAIVASQQASAPSMYPPARRHT, translated from the exons ATGTCCCTCAGCAGCGGCCCTGCAGGCGGGAAAGGTGTGGACTCCAACGCGGTGGACACGTATGACAGCGGCGATGAGTGGGATATCGGTGTTGGCAATCTGATCATTGACCTGGACGCCGACCTGGAGAAGGACAAACTAGAGATGTCGAGCAGTAAGGAGGGAGGAGGCATGGCTGCTCCTCCCAGCGCTGTGGCTGTTTTACCTGACAATATAAAGTTTGTTAGCCCTGTAGCCGCTGCGCAGGGCAAAGAGAgcaaatccaaatccaaacgTAGTAAAAACTCTAAGGACAGCGTGAAGGCCCCGGTCTCAGACGGAGCTAAGAAGGAGGTTCAGGGTCGGACCCCTGGGGATCCTCCACCCCAGAACCCAAACTCTGCCCCCGGTAAGGGAGCTGACAAGTCGAGTAAACCCTCCCGTACCCtccctgctgtgaaaaaggacaAAGACGGGGTGAAAACTAAGAAGGACAAAATGGAGGGTGTGACCACGGGAGTGGTCAATGCTGACAAAGAGTCCGTGGCCCCCATCCTGCCATTGGGGGCCCCTCGCAGCGGCCCATTCGAGGGCCAGCAGAACCCTGAGTTGGCTGCAGCTGAGCAGCTCGGGAACATGGGGCTGGACCCGGCGGGGATCGGACAGCCCGTTGCCATGACAATGGACCAAGAGGAGGTGGACAACGGCGAATGCCGAAACCTGAAGAAAGCGGTGGGTGTGAAG aTGGAGTCTCCGGTGTCCACAcccgctcctcctcccctccacctcctcgctCCCGTTGGCAACAGCGACATCTCATCCCCCTGTGAGCAGATCATGGTTCGCACGCGCTCAGTAGCGGTGAACACGGCGGATGCTGCGTTGGCGACCGAGCCGGAGTGTCTGGGACCATGTGAGCCCGGAACCAGCGTCAACCTGGAGGGCATCGTGTGGCAGGAGACCGAGGACG gtatGCTGGTTGTTAACGTAACCTGGAGGAACAAGACGTACGTTGGGACTCTGCTGGACTGCACGAGACACGACTGGGCCCCACCGAG GTTCTGCGAGTCACCCACCAGTGACGTGGAGATGCGGAGCGGTCGTGGTCGGGGGAAGAGGATGCGCCCAAGCAGCAACACGCCGCTGAACGACAACAGCAACTCGTCGGACAACAaaggcagcggcagcagcaaaACACGCGGCGCCGCCACCAACAGCAAAGGTCGGAGAGGCAGCCAGACGGCGGGCGGCGCAGAGGACGTCAAAGCCAGCCCGTCCTCCGCCAAGAGGAAGACCAAACCGGCCTCCGACATGGAGCCCACGTCCAGCTCTGAGGACACCAAGGCTTCGAAGAGGATGAGAACCAACTCCACCGGTGCCACGCTTCCCCTCCCCGGAGGGAAGCCGGACCACCTGCCCCCCCCACAGCTAGACCGGACCTGCCCCTCCCCTGTGCTCATCGACTGTCCCCACCCCAACTGCAACAAGAAGTACAAGCACATCAACGGGCTGAAGTACCACCAGGCCCGGGCCCACAACGACCACGACGTCCGGTTGGACCAAGACGTAGACAGTGAATACGGAGATGACCCTGCCCTCCACCCTGACCCCGCCTCCTGTAACGGTGCTGCCATTTCCCCCGCCCGCTCCACCACGCCAAAAGGACGGGGGTTCGAcgccccctccccctccccggGGAAGCTCACATCAAAGGGGAAGAAGAAGGCGGGGGAGGCGGAGCCTGAGGTGACGGACGGTGGTGAGGAGGGGGCGTGTCTGACAGACGAGGCCAGCAACGACGGCATGGACGACAGGAAGGCCAAAAAGATGGCTGCCGCCAGCGGGAAGCCTGATAAACTGACCCAGAAAGGCTTGAAGCCGGCCCGACCTGTGGCGCCCGCTGCCCCCAGCGCCACCTCACCCTACGCCCTGCAGGCGTCCTCCCCCGCTCTGGGCTCGGTGGTACAGTCTGTCCCCAAGAGCCCCCAGCTGAAGAACATCCAACCAAAACCACCGCCGCTGGCTGACCCTGCCTCCAGCCCCACCCTCTCcaaggacaagaagaagaaggacaagaagaagagggaggggggaaaggAGGGGGACAGCCCGAAGGCGATGGCTAAGGGCGGGCGGGCGGAGGAGGGGCGGAGCCCGTACTCGGACGACGCTTTGCTCAATGGCTCATCGGAGGCTCACCAGAGCCGGCTGGCGAGCATCAAGGCGGAAGCCGACAAGGTGTACAGCTTCTCGGACAATGCGCCCAGCCCGTCCATCGGCGTGGCGAGCAGGATTGAGACGGGCCTCCCTGCGCCCCTCCACCTCAACCAGAACGGAGCTGACAACGCATCCGTCAAAACCAGCAGCCCCGCCTACTCCGACATCTCTGACGCCGGCGAGGACGGCGAGGGGAGGGCGGAGGTCAAGGTCAAGACGGAGCCTGACCAGGCGCCTCGTGAAGGTGCCAAAAAGGCTCTGTTCCCGCCGCAGCCCCCCAGCAAGGAGTCACCGTACTACCCCAACTACGACTCCTACTACTCCCCCAGCTACCCCAACCCAAGCCCGGGGGCAGTGCCAGCAGCGGCGCCTCTCGTGGAGGGCGCTCAGGTAAaggtgaagaaggaggaggagcagccggaggtgggggaggagagCAAACTGAAGGTGGAGcctcaggaggagaggaagccgGAGCCGGGGCCTCAGCAGCCATCCGTCATCCAGCAGCGCTCCAATATGTACACCCAGCCGCTCTACTACAACCAGTACTACGTCCCCCCCTACTCCTACTCCCCTGACCAGGCCTACCACGCCCACCTGCTCGCCTCCAACCCTGCCTACCGCCAGCAGTACGAGGAGCGGCAGCGGCAGGTCGACAAGAAGGCCGAGGGCAAAGAGCGGGAGCCCTGTGGGAAGGAGGAGTGGAAGCAGAAAGCCTTGGTACCGCCCACCCTGTCCCGAGCGCCCAGCCTCACCGACCTCGGCGCCAAGGGCGCGCTGAACCCGACCAAGCCCAAAGAGCCGCCGCCGGCTTCAGAACAGGCCAAGTCGGTCATCATGGCGAAGGGAGAGGACCCCAAGGTCCCCGCCGCCCAGCCGGAGGGTCTGAAGATGAAGCTGAGCGAAGCAGGGCATCATGGGAAAGAAGAGGCCAAGTTGGGGGTGGAGTCAGGCAGGCCGGCAGGTGTAGAGGCCGCAAGTACTGCCGTGTGGTACAGACAG GAGCCGGACTCGCGCTTGTGGCCGTACGTCTACCACAACAAATATTCTGAAGCTCCCAAACCTCAGGAGGAGGAGCGCTGGAAGGACGAGCGGGAGAGGGAGCGCGACaggaaagggaaggaggagaggcagcGGTCAAAGGAGAGCCTCCAGAAAGAGGAGGCGAAGGAAGGGGCCGAGGGCCGGACTCAGCTGCCACTAGAGGAGCACCGGGGGGGAGGGAAGGAGTCCCGTCCCCCCCACATGCAGTTCTCCTCCCCCCTGGCCCAGCACCAGGGCTACATGCCCTACATGCACGGACCTTACGCCTACAGCCACGGCTACGAGCCCAGCCACCCCGGATACAGAGGCATGCCCTCTGTCATGATGCAGAACTACCCAG gcCCGTACCTGCCGCCTGGTTACTCGTACCCGTCGTACGGCGGGAAGGTGTCGTCAGGGGAGGAGGGCGAGAAGCCGTCCAGGTCCAGTCCCACGGTGAAGCCGCCTGGCGAGGCCAAAGCTCTGgacctgctgcagcagcacgcCAGCCAGTACAAGAGCAAATCCCCGTCCATCCAGGACAACAAGAACCCCCACGACCGGGAGAGAGACCGGGACCGGGAGAGAGACCGGGACAGGGACCGAGACCGGGACAGGGAGGGCGACCGGCCGCGGTCCTCGCCGTCCCAACGCATCCTGCCTTCCCATCATCACATGGGGTACCCGCTGCTGTCGGGACAGTACGACCTGTCCTATGCctcag gcctctcctcctcagccaTCGTCGCCAGTCAGCAGGCGTCCGCCCCGTCCATGTACCCGCCCGCACGGAG gCACACCTGA
- the znf609a gene encoding zinc finger protein 609a isoform X3 codes for MSLSSGPAGGKGVDSNAVDTYDSGDEWDIGVGNLIIDLDADLEKDKLEMSSSKEGGGMAAPPSAVAVLPDNIKFVSPVAAAQGKESKSKSKRSKNSKDSVKAPVSDGAKKEVQGRTPGDPPPQNPNSAPGKGADKSSKPSRTLPAVKKDKDGVKTKKDKMEGVTTGVVNADKESVAPILPLGAPRSGPFEGQQNPELAAAEQLGNMGLDPAGIGQPVAMTMDQEEVDNGECRNLKKAVGVKMESPVSTPAPPPLHLLAPVGNSDISSPCEQIMVRTRSVAVNTADAALATEPECLGPCEPGTSVNLEGIVWQETEDGMLVVNVTWRNKTYVGTLLDCTRHDWAPPRFCESPTSDVEMRSGRGRGKRMRPSSNTPLNDNSNSSDNKGSGSSKTRGAATNSKGRRGSQTAGGAEDVKASPSSAKRKTKPASDMEPTSSSEDTKASKRMRTNSTGATLPLPGGKPDHLPPPQLDRTCPSPVLIDCPHPNCNKKYKHINGLKYHQARAHNDHDVRLDQDVDSEYGDDPALHPDPASCNGAAISPARSTTPKGRGFDAPSPSPGKLTSKGKKKAGEAEPEVTDGGEEGACLTDEASNDGMDDRKAKKMAAASGKPDKLTQKGLKPARPVAPAAPSATSPYALQASSPALGSVVQSVPKSPQLKNIQPKPPPLADPASSPTLSKDKKKKDKKKREGGKEGDSPKAMAKGGRAEEGRSPYSDDALLNGSSEAHQSRLASIKAEADKVYSFSDNAPSPSIGVASRIETGLPAPLHLNQNGADNASVKTSSPAYSDISDAGEDGEGRAEVKVKTEPDQAPREGAKKALFPPQPPSKESPYYPNYDSYYSPSYPNPSPGAVPAAAPLVEGAQVKVKKEEEQPEVGEESKLKVEPQEERKPEPGPQQPSVIQQRSNMYTQPLYYNQYYVPPYSYSPDQAYHAHLLASNPAYRQQYEERQRQVDKKAEGKEREPCGKEEWKQKALVPPTLSRAPSLTDLGAKGALNPTKPKEPPPASEQAKSVIMAKGEDPKVPAAQPEGLKMKLSEAGHHGKEEAKLGVESGRPAGVEAASTAVWYRQEPDSRLWPYVYHNKYSEAPKPQEEERWKDERERERDRKGKEERQRSKESLQKEEAKEGAEGRTQLPLEEHRGGGKESRPPHMQFSSPLAQHQGYMPYMHGPYAYSHGYEPSHPGYRGMPSVMMQNYPGPYLPPGYSYPSYGGKVSSGEEGEKPSRSSPTVKPPGEAKALDLLQQHASQYKSKSPSIQDNKNPHDRERDRDRERDRDRDRDRDREGDRPRSSPSQRILPSHHHMGYPLLSGQYDLSYASAIVASQQASAPSMYPPARRHT; via the exons ATGTCCCTCAGCAGCGGCCCTGCAGGCGGGAAAGGTGTGGACTCCAACGCGGTGGACACGTATGACAGCGGCGATGAGTGGGATATCGGTGTTGGCAATCTGATCATTGACCTGGACGCCGACCTGGAGAAGGACAAACTAGAGATGTCGAGCAGTAAGGAGGGAGGAGGCATGGCTGCTCCTCCCAGCGCTGTGGCTGTTTTACCTGACAATATAAAGTTTGTTAGCCCTGTAGCCGCTGCGCAGGGCAAAGAGAgcaaatccaaatccaaacgTAGTAAAAACTCTAAGGACAGCGTGAAGGCCCCGGTCTCAGACGGAGCTAAGAAGGAGGTTCAGGGTCGGACCCCTGGGGATCCTCCACCCCAGAACCCAAACTCTGCCCCCGGTAAGGGAGCTGACAAGTCGAGTAAACCCTCCCGTACCCtccctgctgtgaaaaaggacaAAGACGGGGTGAAAACTAAGAAGGACAAAATGGAGGGTGTGACCACGGGAGTGGTCAATGCTGACAAAGAGTCCGTGGCCCCCATCCTGCCATTGGGGGCCCCTCGCAGCGGCCCATTCGAGGGCCAGCAGAACCCTGAGTTGGCTGCAGCTGAGCAGCTCGGGAACATGGGGCTGGACCCGGCGGGGATCGGACAGCCCGTTGCCATGACAATGGACCAAGAGGAGGTGGACAACGGCGAATGCCGAAACCTGAAGAAAGCGGTGGGTGTGAAG aTGGAGTCTCCGGTGTCCACAcccgctcctcctcccctccacctcctcgctCCCGTTGGCAACAGCGACATCTCATCCCCCTGTGAGCAGATCATGGTTCGCACGCGCTCAGTAGCGGTGAACACGGCGGATGCTGCGTTGGCGACCGAGCCGGAGTGTCTGGGACCATGTGAGCCCGGAACCAGCGTCAACCTGGAGGGCATCGTGTGGCAGGAGACCGAGGACG gtatGCTGGTTGTTAACGTAACCTGGAGGAACAAGACGTACGTTGGGACTCTGCTGGACTGCACGAGACACGACTGGGCCCCACCGAG GTTCTGCGAGTCACCCACCAGTGACGTGGAGATGCGGAGCGGTCGTGGTCGGGGGAAGAGGATGCGCCCAAGCAGCAACACGCCGCTGAACGACAACAGCAACTCGTCGGACAACAaaggcagcggcagcagcaaaACACGCGGCGCCGCCACCAACAGCAAAGGTCGGAGAGGCAGCCAGACGGCGGGCGGCGCAGAGGACGTCAAAGCCAGCCCGTCCTCCGCCAAGAGGAAGACCAAACCGGCCTCCGACATGGAGCCCACGTCCAGCTCTGAGGACACCAAGGCTTCGAAGAGGATGAGAACCAACTCCACCGGTGCCACGCTTCCCCTCCCCGGAGGGAAGCCGGACCACCTGCCCCCCCCACAGCTAGACCGGACCTGCCCCTCCCCTGTGCTCATCGACTGTCCCCACCCCAACTGCAACAAGAAGTACAAGCACATCAACGGGCTGAAGTACCACCAGGCCCGGGCCCACAACGACCACGACGTCCGGTTGGACCAAGACGTAGACAGTGAATACGGAGATGACCCTGCCCTCCACCCTGACCCCGCCTCCTGTAACGGTGCTGCCATTTCCCCCGCCCGCTCCACCACGCCAAAAGGACGGGGGTTCGAcgccccctccccctccccggGGAAGCTCACATCAAAGGGGAAGAAGAAGGCGGGGGAGGCGGAGCCTGAGGTGACGGACGGTGGTGAGGAGGGGGCGTGTCTGACAGACGAGGCCAGCAACGACGGCATGGACGACAGGAAGGCCAAAAAGATGGCTGCCGCCAGCGGGAAGCCTGATAAACTGACCCAGAAAGGCTTGAAGCCGGCCCGACCTGTGGCGCCCGCTGCCCCCAGCGCCACCTCACCCTACGCCCTGCAGGCGTCCTCCCCCGCTCTGGGCTCGGTGGTACAGTCTGTCCCCAAGAGCCCCCAGCTGAAGAACATCCAACCAAAACCACCGCCGCTGGCTGACCCTGCCTCCAGCCCCACCCTCTCcaaggacaagaagaagaaggacaagaagaagagggaggggggaaaggAGGGGGACAGCCCGAAGGCGATGGCTAAGGGCGGGCGGGCGGAGGAGGGGCGGAGCCCGTACTCGGACGACGCTTTGCTCAATGGCTCATCGGAGGCTCACCAGAGCCGGCTGGCGAGCATCAAGGCGGAAGCCGACAAGGTGTACAGCTTCTCGGACAATGCGCCCAGCCCGTCCATCGGCGTGGCGAGCAGGATTGAGACGGGCCTCCCTGCGCCCCTCCACCTCAACCAGAACGGAGCTGACAACGCATCCGTCAAAACCAGCAGCCCCGCCTACTCCGACATCTCTGACGCCGGCGAGGACGGCGAGGGGAGGGCGGAGGTCAAGGTCAAGACGGAGCCTGACCAGGCGCCTCGTGAAGGTGCCAAAAAGGCTCTGTTCCCGCCGCAGCCCCCCAGCAAGGAGTCACCGTACTACCCCAACTACGACTCCTACTACTCCCCCAGCTACCCCAACCCAAGCCCGGGGGCAGTGCCAGCAGCGGCGCCTCTCGTGGAGGGCGCTCAGGTAAaggtgaagaaggaggaggagcagccggaggtgggggaggagagCAAACTGAAGGTGGAGcctcaggaggagaggaagccgGAGCCGGGGCCTCAGCAGCCATCCGTCATCCAGCAGCGCTCCAATATGTACACCCAGCCGCTCTACTACAACCAGTACTACGTCCCCCCCTACTCCTACTCCCCTGACCAGGCCTACCACGCCCACCTGCTCGCCTCCAACCCTGCCTACCGCCAGCAGTACGAGGAGCGGCAGCGGCAGGTCGACAAGAAGGCCGAGGGCAAAGAGCGGGAGCCCTGTGGGAAGGAGGAGTGGAAGCAGAAAGCCTTGGTACCGCCCACCCTGTCCCGAGCGCCCAGCCTCACCGACCTCGGCGCCAAGGGCGCGCTGAACCCGACCAAGCCCAAAGAGCCGCCGCCGGCTTCAGAACAGGCCAAGTCGGTCATCATGGCGAAGGGAGAGGACCCCAAGGTCCCCGCCGCCCAGCCGGAGGGTCTGAAGATGAAGCTGAGCGAAGCAGGGCATCATGGGAAAGAAGAGGCCAAGTTGGGGGTGGAGTCAGGCAGGCCGGCAGGTGTAGAGGCCGCAAGTACTGCCGTGTGGTACAGACAG GAGCCGGACTCGCGCTTGTGGCCGTACGTCTACCACAACAAATATTCTGAAGCTCCCAAACCTCAGGAGGAGGAGCGCTGGAAGGACGAGCGGGAGAGGGAGCGCGACaggaaagggaaggaggagaggcagcGGTCAAAGGAGAGCCTCCAGAAAGAGGAGGCGAAGGAAGGGGCCGAGGGCCGGACTCAGCTGCCACTAGAGGAGCACCGGGGGGGAGGGAAGGAGTCCCGTCCCCCCCACATGCAGTTCTCCTCCCCCCTGGCCCAGCACCAGGGCTACATGCCCTACATGCACGGACCTTACGCCTACAGCCACGGCTACGAGCCCAGCCACCCCGGATACAGAGGCATGCCCTCTGTCATGATGCAGAACTACCCAG gcCCGTACCTGCCGCCTGGTTACTCGTACCCGTCGTACGGCGGGAAGGTGTCGTCAGGGGAGGAGGGCGAGAAGCCGTCCAGGTCCAGTCCCACGGTGAAGCCGCCTGGCGAGGCCAAAGCTCTGgacctgctgcagcagcacgcCAGCCAGTACAAGAGCAAATCCCCGTCCATCCAGGACAACAAGAACCCCCACGACCGGGAGAGAGACCGGGACCGGGAGAGAGACCGGGACAGGGACCGAGACCGGGACAGGGAGGGCGACCGGCCGCGGTCCTCGCCGTCCCAACGCATCCTGCCTTCCCATCATCACATGGGGTACCCGCTGCTGTCGGGACAGTACGACCTGTCCTATGCctcag ccaTCGTCGCCAGTCAGCAGGCGTCCGCCCCGTCCATGTACCCGCCCGCACGGAG gCACACCTGA